From Diadema setosum chromosome 5, eeDiaSeto1, whole genome shotgun sequence, the proteins below share one genomic window:
- the LOC140228746 gene encoding uncharacterized protein encodes MMDLNTDKCKVLTISRKRRKVQHVYHLHNAPLESVESMKYLGVTTTSDLKWTQHINNTVNEANNVLSFLRRNLRIKSSDIKATAYKTLVRPVIEYASTVWDPSTKNLIHQVEMVQRRAARFTLNRYHNTSSVTRMLQELDWTTLEQRRENDRLIMMYKIHNNLTPLSAQDYIIKQATQLTRASQPHSYQVPYSRTESHPHSFFPRTVRNWNSLSSEIVSAPSVGSF; translated from the coding sequence atgatggatttgaacacagataagtgtaaggttttgacaatatccaggaaaagaagaaaggtgcaacacgtgtatcatctacataacgcccctcttgaatctgttgaatccaTGAAGTACTTAGGTGTAACCAccacttctgatttgaagtggacccaacacatcaacaatactGTCAATGAAGCCAATAACGTGCTTTCGTTTCTAAgacgcaatcttcgcataaaatcttctgatattaaagccacagcttacaaaacgttggttcgaccaGTTATTGAGTatgcttccacagtttgggacccatctaccaagaacctaatccaccaagtggaaatggtccagagaagagctgcgcgattcactttaaatcgctaccataacacctcgagTGTCACCAGAATGCTACAGGAACTTGATTGGACtactctggaacagcgcagagaaaatgacaggctaattatgatgtacaaaatacacaataatcttactcctctttcagcacaggactatattatcaaacaggctactcagttgacgagagcctcgcaaccacactcctatcaggtaccatattcgagaactgaatcgcatccccattcgttcttcccaagaactgtaaggaactggaattccctgtcgtcagaaattgtttcagcgccatctgtgggttCATTttga